From the genome of Miscanthus floridulus cultivar M001 chromosome 10, ASM1932011v1, whole genome shotgun sequence, one region includes:
- the LOC136484840 gene encoding putative F-box protein At3g58860 isoform X1: MHRVKNSKMAVPPADGSGCSIDAMPDGILEHILGFLPAPEFVRTCVLARRWRHLWRFATGMRVGCGSDDDFLTPAKERREFMDHVLLGGESPLDTCGHAYPTMFFSDNETASAGEQGASSARNSFLDFSSCPSLENLVLRYCEFWSATMISSKSLKHLAIISCSITASASEHPRLRIYAPHMVSLHIDDIEGRTPVLDSMPSLVEAFVRIIDDCEDTCDKLLDNSQCGEYCTTSGNGGDDNHCVLLKGLSEAKDFELISSPELFIFKMDLRLCPTFSKLKTLFLNEYWYMPDDFTPLACILEHSPVLEELTLELFCESSEYEVEMEGRFSVERPTKISEHLDIVEVKCQDVDKRVLKVLKFLCTFNIRKLTCNFTRASVHMFTRKIRNARSKDTKLFTKI, encoded by the exons ATGCATCGAGTAAAAAACAGCAAGATGGCGGTGCCTCCGGCGGATGGCAGCGGATGCAGCATAGACGCCATGCCGGACGGCATCCTCGAGCACATCCTCGGCTTCCTGCCGGCTCCGGAGTTCGTGCGGACATGCGTGCTTGCTCGGCGCTGGCGCCATCTCTGGAGGTTCGCCACGGGAATGCGTGTCGGGTGCGGCAGTGACGATGATTTCCTGACGCCGGCGAAGGAGCGCCGGGAGTTCATGGACCACGTGCTCCTCGGTGGAGAATCGCCCCTCGACACGTGCGGCCATGCTTATCctacaatgtttttctctgacAACGAAACAGCATCAGCCGGTGAACAGGGTGCGAGCTCG GCCCGCAACAGTTTCCTCGACTTCTCGAGCTGCCCGTCGTTGGAGAATCTAGTGCTGCGATACTGTGAGTTCTGGTCTGCCACCATGATTTCATCCAAGTCACTGAAACATCTAGCCATCATTAGCTGCAGTATCACAGCTTCCGCATCCGAGCATCCCCGCCTCCGAATTTATGCCCCACATATGGTTTCTCTTCACATAGATGATATTGAGGGGAGAACTCCCGTTCTTGACAGCATGCCATCATTAGTGGAGGCTTTTGTCCGAATAATTGATGATTGTGAGGATACTTGTGACAAACTACTGGATAACTCACAGTGTGGTGAGTACTGCACCACTTCTGGTAATGGCGGTGATGATAACCATTGTGTGCTTCTAAAAGGTTTATCAGAAGCTAAGGATTTCGAGTTGATTTCTTCACCAGAATTG TTTATCTTCAAAATGGATTTGAGACTGTGCCCTACATTTAGCAAGTTAAAGACTCTGTTTCTCAATGAGTACTGGTATATGCCTGATGACTTCACTCCGTTAGCTTGTATCCTTGAACACTCACCAGTTCTAGAGGAGCTCACACTTGAGCTCTTTTGTGAG AGTTCTGAGTATGAAGTGGAAATGGAAGGAAGATTTAGTGTGGAGCGACCAACTAAAATTTCAGAACACCTTGACATTGTTGAAGTCAAGTGTCAAGATGTTGATAAGAGAGTTCTCAAAGTTTTAAAGTTCCTGTGTACCTTTAACATACGTAAGCTAACCTGCAACTTCACTCGTGCTTCTGTCCATATGTTCACTAGAAAAATCAGGAATGCTAGAAGCAAAGATACAAAACTGTTCACCAAGATATAA
- the LOC136484840 gene encoding putative F-box protein At3g58860 isoform X2: MHRVKNSKMAVPPADGSGCSIDAMPDGILEHILGFLPAPEFVRTCVLARRWRHLWRFATGMRVGCGSDDDFLTPAKERREFMDHVLLGGESPLDTCGHAYPTMFFSDNETASAGEQGASSARNSFLDFSSCPSLENLVLRYCEFWSATMISSKSLKHLAIISCSITASASEHPRLRIYAPHMVSLHIDDIEGRTPVLDSMPSLVEAFVRIIDDCEDTCDKLLDNSQCGEYCTTSGNGGDDNHCVLLKGLSEAKDFELISSPELFIFKMDLRLCPTFSKLKTLFLNEYWYMPDDFTPLACILEHSPVLEELTLELFCERMFHFIAEF; encoded by the exons ATGCATCGAGTAAAAAACAGCAAGATGGCGGTGCCTCCGGCGGATGGCAGCGGATGCAGCATAGACGCCATGCCGGACGGCATCCTCGAGCACATCCTCGGCTTCCTGCCGGCTCCGGAGTTCGTGCGGACATGCGTGCTTGCTCGGCGCTGGCGCCATCTCTGGAGGTTCGCCACGGGAATGCGTGTCGGGTGCGGCAGTGACGATGATTTCCTGACGCCGGCGAAGGAGCGCCGGGAGTTCATGGACCACGTGCTCCTCGGTGGAGAATCGCCCCTCGACACGTGCGGCCATGCTTATCctacaatgtttttctctgacAACGAAACAGCATCAGCCGGTGAACAGGGTGCGAGCTCG GCCCGCAACAGTTTCCTCGACTTCTCGAGCTGCCCGTCGTTGGAGAATCTAGTGCTGCGATACTGTGAGTTCTGGTCTGCCACCATGATTTCATCCAAGTCACTGAAACATCTAGCCATCATTAGCTGCAGTATCACAGCTTCCGCATCCGAGCATCCCCGCCTCCGAATTTATGCCCCACATATGGTTTCTCTTCACATAGATGATATTGAGGGGAGAACTCCCGTTCTTGACAGCATGCCATCATTAGTGGAGGCTTTTGTCCGAATAATTGATGATTGTGAGGATACTTGTGACAAACTACTGGATAACTCACAGTGTGGTGAGTACTGCACCACTTCTGGTAATGGCGGTGATGATAACCATTGTGTGCTTCTAAAAGGTTTATCAGAAGCTAAGGATTTCGAGTTGATTTCTTCACCAGAATTG TTTATCTTCAAAATGGATTTGAGACTGTGCCCTACATTTAGCAAGTTAAAGACTCTGTTTCTCAATGAGTACTGGTATATGCCTGATGACTTCACTCCGTTAGCTTGTATCCTTGAACACTCACCAGTTCTAGAGGAGCTCACACTTGAGCTCTTTTGTGAG AGAATGTTTCATTTCATTGCAGAGTTCTGA